The window tagggtatttgaagtctccggtcttccttgtacacaTGCACTGGCTGATGCCCGTCACAGGAATGTGGTTCCTTACGACTTATGCTCAAGGTATTTAATCGTTTTGAAcctatttatttaacctatttttaatcgttttattttccttctcataggtattatacaactgtatcttggttgaatgcatatgcggagacatgttatccggttggtgatgaagagaattgggatcttcccgatattatcaaacaacgcgtgtgtctaaaaccacctgtgaaggttaagaaaggtcgGCCACAAACTAAACGTAGGACATCCcaaggtgaggtccgtaaggtcccgagacgatgcagttcatgtgcaggtctaggacataatagagcaacatgcaaagcagtgatgcctgcaccgtcTACCGCAAGAGCAAgagcatcatctcagcagcatgagccctcatcatctcagcagcatgagccctcatcatctcagcagcatgtgccatcatcatctcagcagaatgagccatcatcatctcaactgtTAGTTGTTTTGGGAACTTCTGACTCTGGACGTCTTGTGTATGGCAAAACGGAATCAGGGTTGAGCAGAGGAAATCTTTGTTTATCTTCAAGAGGCAATGCCTTGTCAAATATAACAGGAATCATTTGGCACATCGGTAGCACAAACTCATCAAGATTAGCATAACATCCAGGATCGCAGTCATATACGTCTACGCGCCATTGCTGTAGACGGACAACACAAAGTATCCAGTGGACATCTTTGATGttcaaaggaatatatatatcatcgcaTACTTTCCAACTATTCCTATAGTTGCTTTCATCGCCCAAGAAGTATTCGAAAAAGTTTTCAATGTCAAACTCAATACGACTTTTCTTAAACGCAGGGTACTCAGCAGTGAACCTGGTGTGGAGCCAACAATCTCCAATAAAGAAGTTCTTCTTATATGTCTTTGGATATACCCAAGCTCTTCTTCTCAGAATGAAGCAACCTGCATCGATTTCCTACACAagagaaaaacatttaaaatacaatctgcaaatctaaaattattctaaaatgaATATTACCTACATCATCAGTCAGTCAGGTGAACCTTTTTAGCATTCGGCGAAATAATGCCTTATCACCTAATATAGTATGGAGCTCAATTTTTGTTTTGTCAGTTTTtggatctttaagccatgtttgtaattgatgaagaagttgatcGTCATATTTTAGAAGTGGATTGACGGTGATAGGATCTTTTAACTTAGGCTGTTTCAGATTGGGGTCGGTGAAATCTGGATCATTCTTCGGCCTCCTATTCCTTCTCGTGACCAATATGACTTTcttaggaagaggaggaggagtatTCACTATTTCCATTTCATCTTCGTCATTTTCGTCTTTCTTCTTCCCAACCTTCTTCCCCACCTTTTTCTGAAAAGTCTTTTGTATAGGTTTTCTCTTCacttctttcttctccacttcttctttcttctccacttgttctttcttctccacttcttcttcaatctccccttcttcaatctccacttcttctttcttctccccttcttcaatctccacttcttctttctcattctcAACAACGGCCTCTTTCTCGACAACATTCTCTATCGGCGGATCCTCAACATTCTCATTCTCGACAACAGCCTCAACATTCTCTATCGGCGGATCCTCAacattctcattctcaatctTCTTCTGCTCCAATTCAACATTGTCTTGCAAAATGGCTCCATTATTAACCTTCTCATTCTCCTTTTGctcctcttcttcatcgagaatgtcattcagaccaatggcattctcctcttcttcgtcacgaatgtcattctgtttttcttcctcttcttcaacaCGAATGTCATTctgcttttcttcctcttcttcgtcaCGAATGTCATTCAGACCGATGTCATTCTCCTTCTGCTCCTGCTACAAAAGTTAAAAGAATTTATATACAGGATGCGTCAAgtagctgcgtcaagcagctgcgtcaagcagcttgcgtcaagcagctgcatCAAGACATTAAAAAACAGAAAGCTCTAACAGAATTACCTGGTTGGTGTCATGGCTGGCGAACTGGTTGCTTAGACTGAGAATCATCTTTTCAAACCTCGTAAAGtagttttgttgattcaatttgatgtctcttatatctctcttgatctcttcgacatctttctttatctcttcgacatccttctttaTCACTTCGGCATCCTTTATCTGAACATGAGATGCCGGTGCCGGTTCACGTGCAGGTGATGATGGAGGTGTTGAAGTTGTGGACGGGGGACTCATGTTACGCAGGCTACGACGCTTGATGGCTGCTTTGCTGGGGGGGgatatatcat is drawn from Impatiens glandulifera chromosome 3, dImpGla2.1, whole genome shotgun sequence and contains these coding sequences:
- the LOC124929025 gene encoding uncharacterized protein LOC124929025, whose product is MGLLDRPLIPSSLSSPSSPLRRETLMVAEEIFSSFSAMKNESKRHRRPWHHIQRPIASKNIQWRRMEDFTVYDFPGRISLKFVLALKKVSDRFEALSLMERALNSQFQYLLRGVPDLLFSGTILHQLLVRKVKANLNMMIFNFNGEEYTFGLKEYALITDLNFDRLPEYKDECRALQVWSYEIIQNLVPKFATRKDVDGPFRPRILLYQSKRKNTFQEMQYAFNSAVFSKMEESSEETCLYSGEDFEHINNSYDDFKAAIKRRSLRNMSPPSTTSTPPSSPAREPAPASHVQIKDAEQEQKENDIGLNDIRDEEEEEKQNDIQEEQKENEKVNNGAILQDNVELEQKKIENENVEDPPIENVEAVVENENVEDPPIENVVEKEAVVENEKEEKKVGKKVGKKKDENDEDEMEIVNTPPPLPKKVILVTRRNRRPKNDPDFTDPNLKQPKLKDPITVNPLLKYDDQLLHQLQTWLKDPKTDKTKIELHTILGDKEIDAGCFILRRRAWVYPKTYKKNFFIGDCWLHTRFTAEYPAFKKSRIEFDIENFFEYFLGDESNYRNSWKVCDDIYIPLNIKDVHWILCVVRLQQWRVDVYDCDPGCYANLDEFVLPMCQMIPVIFDKALPLEDKQRFPLLNPDSVLPYTRRPESEVPKTTNS